In a genomic window of Carassius gibelio isolate Cgi1373 ecotype wild population from Czech Republic chromosome A3, carGib1.2-hapl.c, whole genome shotgun sequence:
- the LOC127949509 gene encoding zona pellucida sperm-binding protein 3: MGFWQAGVGLVFLFALGYSEAYFRAGRKSSNLMPNTFISKALSQVQQADSRKPPIPKKYDPSNLVFAPQELPVHFPVQKPAKSDFGKPSQDVFGVQSKELLLGPVQKLTWKFPSLPEEPQLPNVPFELHRPVPAKSVAARCAENSVYVEVKQDFFGNGKLHKSSAFTLGGCTATGEDPSAQVLIFESELHGCSSTVTVTEEEFVYTFTLVYTPQEVLSGVPIVRSSSAVVGIECHYSRKHNVSSAALMPTWIPYAASEVAEEIFVFSLRLMTDDWLFERPSNQYFLGDIINIEASVQPYNHVPIRVFVDSCVATTVPDPASVPRYSFIENSGCLVDAKLTGSKSHFMPRTRGDKLQFQLETFRFYQAGSGLVYITCTLKVSATTTPAPMSPEWKACSFSANGWVSADDSHQVCDCCDTTCSTRSGRDQVLKNLRWDKASVGPINVKEYGRR; encoded by the exons ATGGGGTTCTGGCAAGCTGGAGTCGGATTGGTGTTTCTTTTTGCACTGGGTTATTCTGAAGCATATTTTCGGGCAGGCAGAAAAAGTAGTAATTTGATGCCAAATACTTTTATTTCTAAGGCGCTGTCACAAGTTCAGCAGGCTGACTCCAGGAAGCCTCCAATTCCTAAGAAATATGACCCCAGTAACCTTGTATTTGCTCCGCAAGAACTTCCTGTTCATTTTCCTGTCCAGAAACCAGCCAAGAGTGACTTTGGAAAGCCTTCTCAAGATGTTTTTGGTGTTCAGTCAAAAGAGCTGTTGCTGGGTCCAGTGCAAAAACTAACATGGAAGTTTCCAAGCCTACCAGAAGAACCACAGTTGCCAAATGTTCCTTTTGAGTTGCACCGTCCTGTCCCTGCCAAAAGTGTAGCGGCTCGTTGTGCTGAGAACTCTGTATATGTGGAGGTGAAGCAAGATTTCTTTGGGAATGGGAAGCTGCACAAGTCCTCTGCGTTTACACTGGGAGGCTGCACTGCAACTGGAGAAGACCCCTCTGCTCAAGTGCTCATCTTTGAGTCTGAACTGCATGGATGTAGTAGTACAGTAACT GTGACTGAAGAGGAGTTTGTCTATACGTTCACACTTGTGTACACCCCACAAGAGGTTTTGTCTGGTGTGCCTATTGTTAGGAGCAGTAGTGCGGTGGTTGGTATCGAGTGTCACTATTCAAG GAAGCATAATGTGAGTAGCGCTGCCTTAATGCCCACTTGGATCCCATATGCTGCTTCTGAAGTTGCAGAGGAGATCTTTGTCTTTTCCCTCCGGCTCATGACTG ATGACTGGCTGTTCGAGAGACCTTCTAACCAGTACTTCCTGGGTGATATCATAAATATTGAAGCATCTGTGCAGCCATACAACCATGTTCCCATCCGTGTAtttgtggacagctgtgtggcTACAACAGTCCCTGATCCTGCGTCTGTCCCCAGATACTCCTTCATTGAGAACAGTGG GTGCCTGGTTGATGCCAAGCTCACAGGCTCCAAGTCTCACTTTATGCCCCGAACTCGAGGTGATAAGCTGCAGTTTCAGTTGGAGACGTTCAGGTTCTATCAAGCAGGCAGTGGACTG GTCTACATCACATGCACACTGAAAGTGTCCGCAACAACTACTCCTGCTCCAATGAGTCCTGAATGGAAAGCTTGTTCGTTCTCTGCTAATGG GTGGGTATCTGCAGATGACTCTCACCAGGTGTGTGACTGCTGTGACACCACCTGTAGTACCAGAAGTGGACGTGATCAGGTTCTTAAAA ATCTGCGGTGGGATAAAGCATCTGTTGGACCCATTAATGTTAAGGAATATGGCCGAAGATGA